DNA sequence from the Parasphaerochaeta coccoides DSM 17374 genome:
GTCATTGGCCGTGTAACTTGTGGTAACGGCTACTGTCTTGCCGTTGGCTTTCACTGTGTCCACGAACGGCGCGAGCAGGGAGACCGCATACGCATTGGATTCATTGTAAATGATGCCGAATTTCCCGAAGCCGCGTTTTTCAATTGCGTACTGAGCCATGATTGAACCCTGTTGGTCAGCGCTGGGCTGCATACCGAACATGTTCTTGTATGGTGTACCGTCAGCTTTGATCTGGACTTTGGGATCAATGGCAAGATTCAAGAAAGGAACTGAATAGCGTTCGGAAATCGGAGCGAGCGCCAAAGCGATGTTCGCAACCGGAGGTCCGATGAGCGCCGAAACTTTGTCCGTTGTGACGGCACGGGTAAAAGCGTTGATAGCTTCGTTGACATCTCCTTTGGTATCGTAGGTGATGATACGGATTGTCTTGCCATTCACTCCACCCTTGGCGTTCACTTCATCAATGGCCAGGCGGGCTCCTGAATCAACCATTTTTCCAAGGGAAGACGTAGGGCCGGTTATGTCCTGTACGCTTCCAATGACGATTTCCGATGCCGCTGCTTCCTTACTGCCAGCAGCAAATGCCAGGACAGACGCGGTCAGGACAATAAGCATGACAACTACAGAAAATTTTTTTCCTTTGCACATAGTGTAGTGAGCCTCCTTAAGTTTGTAGATTGCGGGTAAAATCAGCTGAAAATGATAAGTGGATAAAAATAAAGTTTATGCAAACGTTTGCATAAAGTAAGAACCTCAACAAATGTCCTCCTTTTTTCTAAATTTTCAGATGTAGTTTCAGCCCTGTTTTTCTCTTTGTCAATCTTTTTTTGTTGATTTGAAAAAAAGCATCCCTCCCCCACAGGAAAAGGATGCCTTGGTAAAATGCCCTCAAGTCTCTGGAAATTAGCTCTAGAAATTAAAATTATCCGGATCTGAACCGTAGCGATGGTTTTCATTCAGCCCATCGATTGCATCCAGTTCTTCCTCCGTCAGTGAGAAATCAAATACTCCGGCATTCTCCACTATCCTTTCCTTATGGACTGACTTGGGAATGACAATCACATCACGCTGGATATGCCAGCGGATGACGACCTGCGCGGGAGTCTTGGCGTATTTCTTTCCCAAAGCAACCAACAAAGGCATGTCTACGTTGCCCTTCATGAGGGGACTCCATGCCTCCAGCCAGATTCCCCTGGTTTTCAGGTATGACTTGAGTTCCTTCTGAACCAGACGGGGATGGCACTCCACTTGGTCAACCACCGGCACGACCGATCCGACAGCAAGGATATCCTCGATATGATGGATATGGAAATTGCTTACCCCAATGGCCCGCACCTTCTTGTCCCCATAGAGGGACAACAAAGCCTTCCACGTATCGACATACTTGTCCTTCACCGGCCAGTGGATGAGATAGAGATCCAGATAATCCAGCCCAAGACGTTCAAGGGAAGCATCATATGCCTTCAAGGTCGAATCATATCCTTGGTCGCCGTTCCAGACTTTCGATGTAATGAAGATATGCTCGCGGGGGATGCCGCTTGCAGCGACCGCTTCCCCGACTCCGGCTTCGTTGCCATACACCGCCGCCGTATCGATATGGCGGTAACCGACATCAAGCGCCCAGCGAACGGTATCCTTCACCTGCGACCCTTCCTCAACCCGGAACACGCCCAGCCCCAGACCGGGCATTTTCACCCCATTATTCAAGACAACCGCATCCTGTAGATTCTGTATCATCGCTACTTTCTCCTTGTCCTTTTTCCGTCCGTTTTTCGTCCGCTTTTCGTCCGCGCTGTCCGAAGTCCGCCAGTCATGCCACCGACCATGCCACCGACCATGCGTCCGCTCAAAACCCAGGGGCGCCTTGCCTCCAGTATACTTTGTGGAACGCCATCCTGAAAAGACACTGCAAGCCTTCTCTCCGATGCTTGCCCAAGACTTGGAAGACACAGTACAGTTGTCCCCATGAGCATACGTATTCTGTGCCTGGGCGAAATTGTCGGACGTCCCGGCATCCATACCGTCAAATCCGTCGTGCGGAATCTCAGGACAGAGAAAAACATCAACCTGGTCATAGCCAACGGAGAAGGCGCGACCAATGGTTTCGGACTGGGGAAAAACCATGCCATCCAGCTTCTGAAACTGGGAATCGACATCCTCACCGGAGGAGAAAAGATATATTTCAAGATGGACATGGTCGATTACATTGAACGGAACAGTTCCATCCTCCGTCCGGCCAACTACCCCATGGGTACGCCGGGACGCGGCATACGGTACGTGAAGCTTCCCGGAAGCGGAGTCACTGTCGCGGTCATCACCCTGCTGGGCACTACGGACTTCCCCCGTACCCATCTCGCCAATCCCTTTGCTCTCGCTGCGAGCATGGTGGAGAAAGCCCGTCAGGAAACCCCTTTCGTCATCATGCAGTTCCACGCCTCCACCACGGCGGAGAAGAACACCATGGCCTTTCACCTGGACGGCAAGGTGACGGCGATGGTCGGCACACATTCCAAAGTACTCACGGCGGATGCCCGGATATTTCCCCAAGGCACGGCAATGATTACTGACAATGGCAGATGCGGCAGTACAATGAGCGTCGGAGGCTTTGCTCCTGACAGGGAAATTGAGAAACTCATCACCCAGATACCGGTACGTTCCATGGAGTGCTGGGACTCGCTGGAAGCGCAAGGAGTCCTGATTGAAGCGGACGATTCCGGCAAGGCGGTTTCCATTGAGACACTCCGCATACCCGTGGCGACGCCTGAGCAGCATGCGGACACAGGAGCTTCCGACGAAGAATGATTTCATTCGGGCGCCTCTCCTTCCCTGTGACTTCCTTGTGGCTTTTCCATGTAG
Encoded proteins:
- a CDS encoding aldo/keto reductase, translated to MSSKSWASIGEKACSVFSGWRSTKYTGGKAPLGFERTHGRWHGRWHDWRTSDSADEKRTKNGRKKDKEKVAMIQNLQDAVVLNNGVKMPGLGLGVFRVEEGSQVKDTVRWALDVGYRHIDTAAVYGNEAGVGEAVAASGIPREHIFITSKVWNGDQGYDSTLKAYDASLERLGLDYLDLYLIHWPVKDKYVDTWKALLSLYGDKKVRAIGVSNFHIHHIEDILAVGSVVPVVDQVECHPRLVQKELKSYLKTRGIWLEAWSPLMKGNVDMPLLVALGKKYAKTPAQVVIRWHIQRDVIVIPKSVHKERIVENAGVFDFSLTEEELDAIDGLNENHRYGSDPDNFNF
- a CDS encoding ABC transporter substrate-binding protein, with translation MCKGKKFSVVVMLIVLTASVLAFAAGSKEAAASEIVIGSVQDITGPTSSLGKMVDSGARLAIDEVNAKGGVNGKTIRIITYDTKGDVNEAINAFTRAVTTDKVSALIGPPVANIALALAPISERYSVPFLNLAIDPKVQIKADGTPYKNMFGMQPSADQQGSIMAQYAIEKRGFGKFGIIYNESNAYAVSLLAPFVDTVKANGKTVAVTTSYTANDKDFKTLLNNILQAGVDAIYSPGYTQELILITQQARAMGFKGALIYGLDAGPPFNNLLGESADNIYFINNIDTTEPHLEAITKSVKATQNIDVTNKFFLGYDIGNILVQALGAVGSDSVAIRDYVENLKGYQGLTGVITMDAKTHFPLGLEMVMHTYEGTTPVVLERYSASY
- a CDS encoding TIGR00282 family metallophosphoesterase, which codes for MSIRILCLGEIVGRPGIHTVKSVVRNLRTEKNINLVIANGEGATNGFGLGKNHAIQLLKLGIDILTGGEKIYFKMDMVDYIERNSSILRPANYPMGTPGRGIRYVKLPGSGVTVAVITLLGTTDFPRTHLANPFALAASMVEKARQETPFVIMQFHASTTAEKNTMAFHLDGKVTAMVGTHSKVLTADARIFPQGTAMITDNGRCGSTMSVGGFAPDREIEKLITQIPVRSMECWDSLEAQGVLIEADDSGKAVSIETLRIPVATPEQHADTGASDEE